Proteins found in one Serratia plymuthica genomic segment:
- a CDS encoding GhoT/OrtT family toxin, which translates to MSPLWVATQYFYLIGLLVSMVFTYLVSRDTIKIRFISALTIGLTWPLSLPVVLLFSLF; encoded by the coding sequence ATGTCACCGCTGTGGGTTGCAACACAATATTTTTATTTAATTGGCCTTTTAGTTTCTATGGTTTTTACCTATTTAGTTAGCCGGGATACTATCAAGATTCGTTTTATCAGCGCGTTAACTATTGGTTTGACCTGGCCGCTAAGCCTACCGGTGGTGTTGCTTTTCTCCCTGTTCTAG
- a CDS encoding TonB-dependent siderophore receptor, with amino-acid sequence MPIPFPATLSRRLCAFTLFLPLTSLAEDTLLVTAKPADTAETATQGYQATTSQGATKTDRPLILTAQSVSVVTRQQMTDQNAQTVNDALKYSPGVFTNFSGGATRYDTIALRGFHGGDVNNTFLDGLRLLSDGGTYNALQIDPWFLERVDVIKGPSSVMYGQSIPGGLVALTSKRPQFATEGHVNLMAGNNGTKGGAFDVTGPLSDEWAYRLIGMTRSSETMYDHQREERYAISPALLWQPDENTSLLLKAYLQKDPSGGYHSAVPADGSLYSRSGDKLGRGFFDGESNRNVFKRWEQIYSYAFSHTFNDVWTFRQNASYTHSNVELQQVYQIGWNDDHRLLNRYYSGSATSLDAFAVDNQLEADFATGLLDHKVMLGLDYQRFRNNLWEESAAASQLNPYTGVSGGAALTGLTHTDSRRHYEQAGVYLQDEISLRNWSLNLSGRFDRIESKNTTLNTGTRDARRDDNFSGRTSVLYHFDNGLSPYASYSTAVTPEALPDQNGHMLKPSTSEQYEVGLKYQPPGSASIYSVALYDLTQKDVANRVVQQSYYLPAGKVHSQGIELEARSKITERFDLIAGYSYNRVKFKDAIDGNSGNTPNLAPDQMASVWGKYAAGFGVDLGAGVRYIGKQWADNENTLRIPSVTLVDASARMNLGGVNSSLKGAYVQVNVNNLTDRKYVAACYGTGYCYWGAERSVVATLGYDF; translated from the coding sequence ATGCCGATACCTTTTCCTGCCACACTGTCGCGCAGATTATGCGCGTTCACCCTGTTCCTGCCGCTGACGTCGCTCGCTGAAGATACTTTGCTGGTCACTGCCAAACCTGCCGATACGGCGGAAACCGCGACGCAGGGCTACCAAGCGACGACCAGCCAGGGAGCGACTAAAACCGACAGACCCTTAATCTTGACGGCTCAGTCGGTCTCGGTCGTTACCCGTCAGCAGATGACCGATCAGAATGCCCAGACGGTTAACGATGCGCTGAAATACAGTCCGGGCGTTTTCACCAACTTTTCCGGTGGGGCCACCCGGTATGACACCATCGCATTGCGCGGTTTTCATGGCGGTGACGTCAATAACACCTTCCTTGACGGCCTGCGGCTGTTGAGCGATGGTGGCACCTATAATGCACTGCAGATTGATCCCTGGTTCCTGGAACGTGTCGATGTCATCAAAGGACCCTCTTCGGTGATGTACGGACAAAGTATCCCGGGTGGGCTGGTGGCGTTGACGTCCAAGCGGCCTCAGTTCGCCACGGAAGGGCACGTGAACCTGATGGCGGGCAACAACGGCACGAAGGGCGGAGCTTTCGATGTGACCGGTCCGCTATCTGATGAGTGGGCTTACCGACTGATCGGCATGACGCGCAGCAGCGAAACCATGTATGACCATCAGCGTGAAGAGCGTTATGCCATCTCCCCCGCATTACTGTGGCAGCCGGATGAAAATACCTCTCTCTTGCTTAAAGCTTACCTGCAGAAGGATCCGTCCGGGGGCTATCATAGCGCCGTGCCGGCAGATGGCAGCCTCTATTCCCGCTCGGGCGATAAACTGGGACGCGGATTCTTTGACGGAGAGAGCAACCGAAACGTGTTCAAGCGCTGGGAGCAGATCTACAGCTATGCTTTCTCCCACACGTTTAACGACGTCTGGACTTTCCGTCAGAATGCCAGTTACACCCACTCCAATGTTGAGTTGCAGCAGGTGTATCAAATTGGCTGGAATGACGATCATCGCTTGCTGAACCGTTATTACAGCGGCTCGGCTACTTCGCTGGACGCCTTTGCCGTCGATAACCAACTGGAAGCCGACTTTGCCACCGGGCTGCTGGATCATAAGGTCATGTTGGGCCTGGATTACCAGCGTTTTCGCAATAATTTGTGGGAAGAGTCTGCCGCCGCATCGCAGCTTAATCCTTATACTGGCGTGTCCGGCGGGGCGGCGTTAACCGGCCTGACGCATACCGACTCCAGACGCCACTACGAGCAAGCCGGCGTTTATCTGCAGGATGAAATCAGCTTACGGAACTGGTCTTTGAACTTGTCCGGTCGCTTCGATCGCATCGAGTCTAAAAATACGACGCTCAACACAGGTACCCGCGATGCGCGCCGCGATGATAATTTCAGTGGCCGCACCTCTGTGTTGTACCACTTTGATAATGGCCTTTCACCTTACGCCAGCTACAGTACCGCAGTAACGCCCGAGGCACTGCCCGATCAAAACGGACACATGCTGAAACCGAGCACCAGTGAGCAGTATGAGGTGGGGTTGAAATATCAACCGCCGGGCAGTGCATCGATCTACAGCGTGGCATTGTACGATTTGACGCAGAAAGACGTTGCCAACCGAGTCGTGCAGCAAAGTTATTACCTGCCGGCCGGCAAAGTGCATTCGCAGGGCATTGAACTGGAAGCCCGCAGCAAGATCACCGAACGTTTCGATCTGATTGCCGGCTATAGTTACAACAGAGTGAAGTTTAAAGACGCCATCGATGGCAACAGCGGCAATACGCCGAACCTGGCGCCTGACCAAATGGCTTCTGTGTGGGGTAAATACGCGGCCGGGTTCGGTGTGGATCTTGGCGCGGGGGTACGCTATATCGGCAAGCAGTGGGCAGACAACGAAAATACGCTACGGATTCCTTCGGTGACGCTGGTGGATGCTTCGGCGAGGATGAATCTCGGTGGCGTGAATTCGTCATTGAAAGGTGCCTACGTTCAGGTGAACGTCAATAATCTGACCGACAGGAAATACGTCGCGGCCTGTTATGGTACCGGTTATTGCTATTGGGGAGCGGAACGTTCTGTGGTGGCGACCCTGGGGTACGATTTTTGA
- a CDS encoding ATP-binding cassette domain-containing protein has protein sequence METQSPPLLTVEHLTLSINGEVKISDLNFTLHAGERLCLLGASGSGKSLTAAAILGTLPFDAALSGSIRLLGQEISGQRLQQRKSFAMAAIFQDPFTSLNPLTTVGKQLIMALRGRSGMNKEQAQCCASELLAVLGLPPDTIMMRYPGQLSGGQCQRVCAALALSGEKNLLIADEPTTALDMVSQQQLIDILKRYTERPAAPALLFITHDLSVAARLCQRAIVLANGKIAEHGSIAQLLRQPVHPYTQRLVATALRPAFGPSMSMAG, from the coding sequence ATGGAAACCCAAAGCCCACCGTTACTCACCGTAGAACATCTGACACTGTCGATTAACGGGGAAGTCAAAATCAGCGATCTGAACTTCACCCTGCATGCCGGCGAGCGGCTGTGTCTGCTGGGCGCATCCGGCTCAGGCAAGTCACTTACCGCCGCCGCCATTTTGGGCACGCTGCCCTTTGACGCAGCACTCAGCGGATCGATACGGCTGCTGGGGCAGGAAATCAGCGGCCAACGTTTACAACAACGCAAATCCTTCGCGATGGCGGCCATTTTTCAAGATCCTTTTACCAGCCTCAATCCTCTGACCACCGTGGGTAAACAACTGATCATGGCCCTGCGTGGCCGGAGCGGCATGAACAAAGAGCAGGCCCAATGCTGCGCCTCCGAGTTGTTGGCCGTGCTGGGCTTACCGCCGGACACGATCATGATGCGCTACCCGGGACAATTATCGGGTGGCCAATGCCAACGAGTCTGCGCGGCGCTGGCGCTGAGCGGCGAAAAAAACCTGTTGATAGCGGATGAACCCACCACCGCGCTGGATATGGTCAGCCAGCAGCAGTTAATCGATATCCTGAAGCGCTATACCGAGCGCCCCGCCGCACCGGCGCTGCTGTTTATCACCCACGATCTTTCCGTCGCCGCCCGCCTGTGCCAACGTGCCATCGTGCTGGCTAACGGCAAGATAGCCGAGCACGGATCTATCGCACAGCTATTGCGCCAACCTGTACATCCCTACACCCAGCGACTGGTTGCCACGGCGCTGCGCCCGGCATTCGGCCCGTCAATGAGTATGGCGGGATAA
- a CDS encoding ABC transporter ATP-binding protein: MNHSPVNATLPFISLQNVCRQYTPASGGLSPTDLNLHAEERIGLVGCSGAGKSTLLKLLLALEAPDFGHIFCQGTTIRPASVSRLRWYRRLVQYVPQDAHASLNPRHTVAELIIAPLRQLGLPQDLGITAERALRQVELDEHLLYARPGQLSGGQAQRVALARAIALQPRFLLADEPVSGLDQPLRRQIINLLDRIAHQQRMGMLLVSHDISLVAALCQRTLVMDHGAIVEDRPTRDLLQTPRHVATRALIAAIPSLPSF; the protein is encoded by the coding sequence GTGAATCACTCGCCGGTCAACGCCACACTGCCCTTTATCAGCCTGCAGAATGTCTGTCGGCAATATACTCCCGCATCGGGTGGTCTCAGCCCTACCGACCTGAATCTGCATGCCGAAGAGCGCATCGGGCTGGTTGGCTGTTCCGGCGCAGGCAAATCCACTTTGCTTAAACTGCTGTTAGCGCTAGAGGCGCCGGATTTCGGCCATATCTTCTGCCAGGGCACAACAATTCGCCCAGCGTCCGTTAGCCGGCTGCGCTGGTACCGACGTTTGGTGCAGTATGTTCCGCAAGACGCCCATGCCTCGCTCAATCCGCGCCATACGGTCGCCGAACTGATTATCGCTCCCCTACGCCAACTCGGTTTGCCGCAGGATCTGGGTATCACTGCCGAGCGAGCGCTGCGTCAGGTTGAACTGGATGAACACCTGCTGTACGCCAGACCGGGCCAGCTTTCCGGCGGGCAGGCACAGCGGGTAGCGCTGGCACGCGCCATCGCGCTGCAACCCCGTTTTTTACTGGCCGATGAGCCGGTCAGCGGTCTGGACCAGCCCTTGCGCCGGCAGATCATCAACCTGCTCGACCGTATTGCCCATCAGCAAAGAATGGGAATGTTGCTGGTCTCCCATGATATTTCGTTGGTGGCCGCCTTATGCCAACGCACGCTGGTGATGGACCACGGCGCCATCGTGGAAGATCGCCCAACCCGGGATCTGCTGCAAACGCCCCGGCATGTCGCTACCCGTGCTTTGATCGCCGCCATCCCATCTTTGCCCTCTTTTTAG